In one Rutidosis leptorrhynchoides isolate AG116_Rl617_1_P2 chromosome 8, CSIRO_AGI_Rlap_v1, whole genome shotgun sequence genomic region, the following are encoded:
- the LOC139862524 gene encoding uncharacterized protein, which yields MLRKIALGGCYSRDFFNGHGDLRHIRRLHFWPLHKVLKEKYEFGEQDATDLAAFLVPILDFVPEKRPTAAECLSQRWFTGAISGT from the exons ATGCTTCGAaag ATAGCTTTAGGTGGGTGTTACTCTCGTGATTTTTTCAACGGACATGGTGATTTGAGGCATATTCGACGACTACATTTTTGGCCTTTGCATAAGGTGCTTAAGGAGAAATACGAGTTCGGTGAACAAGATGCAACTGATTTGGCTGCTTTTCTTGTTCCTATACTTGACTTTGTTCCCGAAAAAAGACCTACAGCTGCTGAGTGCCTTAGTCAACGGTGGTTCACTGGGGCCATTTCAGGAACTTAG